The proteins below are encoded in one region of Mya arenaria isolate MELC-2E11 chromosome 15, ASM2691426v1:
- the LOC128220532 gene encoding uncharacterized protein LOC128220532: MYVPFVVKCLFLYILNATWITLTLGSGAFTQPNIPACYVSASLYETVDGMSKICNQGWSTSDRAACSDDGDAYYLYCSTDHDCCSIDGCPACCTSRTTLSKYEVAGIVISCVAVTFAALLVTYLLAGRYCKYGTA, encoded by the exons ATGTATGTGCCATTTGTTGTGAAATGTTTATTCTTGTATATTCTAAACGCCACATGGATTACGTTAACGCTTGGCTCCGGTGCGTTTACGCAGCCGAACATTCCCGCGTGTTACGTGTCCGCGTCCCTATACGAAACGGTGGACGGGATGAGCAAGATCTGTAACCAAGGGTGGAGCACAAG TGATCGGGCAGCCTGTTCCGACGACGGTGACGCCTACTACCTTTACTGCAGTACGGACCATGACTGTTGTTCAATAGATGGGTGTCCGGCTTGCTGCACAAG TCGAACGACGCTTAGCAAGTACGAAGTTGCGGGTATAGTGATAAGCTGTGTGGCCGTGACCTTTGCTGCTTTACTCGTGACATATCTGCTCGCCGGCCGCTACTGTAAAT ACGGGACCGCATAG